A genomic segment from Bryobacteraceae bacterium encodes:
- a CDS encoding DUF933 domain-containing protein, giving the protein MKTAIIGLPMVGKSSLFTILTGVHEAARVGSMEARIGVAKVPDARLDALAKIFQPPKVVHATVEYLDFPAISKESLRDPSYLASLRVVDALAQVLRLFQDETVPHEKGSVDPLRDAADIDLELILSDLAVVEKRLERVDKDRKKTKNPELDKEHELLVRCKEMLENDQTLRGLELSPEDEKRIRGFQFLSQKPMLFVLNVGEEDAPRLRDVEAEFRSGPLGQSPNTGIAAVCGKIEAELAELDGDDRDAMAAEIMESYGLTEPGLDRMIERTYDLLGLMSFLTAGETECRAWTIPKNSTAVKAAGAIHSDFEKKFIRAETVNWKDLVDHDGYAGLRGTPLLRLEGKDYIVKDGDVLVIRHS; this is encoded by the coding sequence ATGAAAACCGCAATTATCGGCCTGCCGATGGTCGGCAAGTCCTCGTTATTCACGATTCTCACCGGAGTGCACGAAGCGGCGCGCGTCGGTTCCATGGAAGCGCGCATCGGCGTGGCCAAGGTGCCGGACGCGCGGCTGGACGCACTCGCGAAGATCTTCCAGCCGCCGAAGGTCGTGCACGCGACGGTGGAGTATCTGGACTTCCCGGCGATTTCGAAGGAATCGCTGCGCGACCCGTCGTATCTCGCGAGCCTGCGCGTGGTGGACGCGCTCGCCCAGGTGCTGCGTCTGTTCCAGGACGAAACCGTGCCGCATGAAAAGGGCTCCGTGGATCCGCTCCGCGACGCCGCCGACATCGACCTCGAGCTGATCCTGAGCGATCTCGCCGTCGTCGAGAAGCGCTTGGAGCGCGTGGACAAGGATCGCAAGAAGACGAAGAATCCCGAACTCGACAAGGAGCACGAACTGCTCGTGCGCTGCAAGGAGATGCTCGAAAACGACCAGACTCTGCGCGGGCTGGAGCTGTCGCCGGAAGATGAGAAGCGCATTCGCGGCTTCCAGTTCCTTTCGCAGAAACCGATGCTGTTCGTGCTGAACGTGGGCGAGGAGGACGCGCCGCGGCTGCGCGACGTGGAGGCTGAATTCCGCTCGGGGCCGCTTGGCCAGTCGCCAAACACCGGGATCGCGGCGGTGTGCGGAAAGATCGAAGCCGAGTTGGCCGAACTCGACGGCGACGACCGCGATGCGATGGCCGCCGAGATCATGGAAAGCTACGGACTCACCGAGCCCGGGCTCGACCGGATGATCGAGCGCACCTACGATTTGCTCGGGCTGATGTCGTTCCTCACTGCGGGCGAAACCGAGTGCCGCGCCTGGACGATTCCGAAGAACTCCACCGCGGTGAAGGCCGCCGGCGCGATCCATTCGGATTTCGAGAAGAAATTTATCCGCGCCGAAACAGTGAACTGGAAGGACCTCGTCGACCACGACGGCTATGCGGGACTTCGCGGCACGCCCTTGTTGCGGCTCGAAGGAAAGGATTACATTGTCAAGGACGGAGACGTTCTCGTGATCCGTCACAGTTGA
- the motA gene encoding flagellar motor stator protein MotA, with the protein MFAIIGIVVVIGAIIGGYLMEHGHLEVLFQPAELVIIGGAAAGTLFIANPMPTIVKLFKGLIGVLKGSRYKKDLYLETLKMMNALFLSARKNGATKLEADVEEPHKSDVFNKFPGFLADHHAVDFFCDTLRMSISGQMDPFALDSMMELDMEVHHHEAQMPIGALNAVADSLPGLGIVAAVLGVVITMGSLGGPPEEIGHKVGAALVGTFLGILMCYGFLGPLASNMGKISDAEGAYYNVLRVGVIAYIKGNAPILCAEFARRAIPHEVRPSFKEMEQACKGGGGAS; encoded by the coding sequence ATGTTCGCCATTATCGGAATCGTCGTCGTCATCGGGGCCATCATTGGCGGGTACCTGATGGAGCACGGGCACCTCGAGGTGCTCTTCCAGCCGGCCGAGCTGGTAATCATCGGGGGGGCGGCGGCAGGCACGCTGTTCATCGCCAATCCGATGCCAACGATCGTCAAGCTGTTCAAGGGCCTGATCGGCGTGCTGAAGGGCAGCCGGTACAAAAAGGACCTCTACCTCGAAACACTGAAAATGATGAACGCGTTGTTTCTTTCGGCGCGGAAGAACGGCGCCACTAAGCTCGAGGCCGACGTAGAGGAGCCGCACAAGAGCGACGTCTTCAACAAGTTCCCGGGGTTCCTCGCCGACCATCACGCGGTGGACTTCTTTTGCGACACGCTACGGATGTCGATCAGCGGCCAGATGGATCCGTTCGCGCTCGATTCGATGATGGAGCTCGACATGGAAGTGCACCACCACGAAGCACAGATGCCGATTGGCGCGCTGAACGCGGTGGCCGATTCCCTGCCCGGACTGGGGATCGTCGCGGCGGTGCTCGGCGTGGTGATCACGATGGGTTCGCTCGGCGGACCGCCGGAAGAGATCGGCCACAAGGTGGGCGCGGCGCTCGTTGGGACGTTCCTTGGGATTCTGATGTGCTACGGATTTCTCGGGCCGCTTGCCTCGAATATGGGGAAGATCTCAGACGCAGAGGGAGCCTACTACAACGTTCTCCGAGTCGGGGTGATCGCCTACATCAAGGGCAACGCGCCGATTCTGTGCGCCGAGTTCGCGCGCCGCGCGATTCCGCACGAAGTCCGCCCGAGCTTCAAGGAAATGGAGCAGGCGTGCAAGGGCGGTGGAGGCGCGTCCTAG
- a CDS encoding flagellar motor protein MotB, producing MMEEKPAPIIVIKKKGGHGGHHGGAWKVAYADFVTAMMAFFMVMWLMNSSQKIQEAVGSYFRDPSGTGKLQGSSMSGAGQGLELKEEDLSKLKDEISQAMQQMPEFEQLKDQVAMTVTGEGLRIELLETEKGLFFASGDMNPSGQGVEMLSLLARQLGQLPNQILIEGHTDAKPFSSSNGYSNWELSVDRANAARKLMESDGLRPGQVTQVRGFADRKLRVADEPESASNRRISVIVRYLDPPKPDPDAEPAPQEEKPAAGGHH from the coding sequence ATGATGGAGGAGAAACCCGCGCCGATTATCGTCATCAAGAAGAAGGGGGGCCACGGCGGCCACCACGGAGGGGCGTGGAAAGTCGCCTATGCCGATTTCGTCACCGCCATGATGGCGTTCTTCATGGTGATGTGGCTGATGAATTCAAGCCAGAAGATCCAGGAGGCCGTCGGCTCCTACTTCCGCGATCCCTCGGGCACCGGCAAACTTCAGGGCTCTTCGATGTCCGGGGCCGGCCAAGGCCTGGAACTCAAGGAGGAAGACCTCTCGAAACTCAAGGATGAGATCAGTCAGGCGATGCAGCAGATGCCCGAGTTCGAACAGCTCAAGGACCAGGTCGCCATGACCGTCACCGGCGAAGGTCTTCGCATCGAGCTGTTGGAGACGGAGAAAGGACTCTTCTTCGCCAGCGGCGACATGAATCCTTCTGGCCAGGGCGTGGAGATGCTGTCGCTCCTCGCCCGGCAGCTTGGCCAGCTTCCCAATCAGATTCTGATCGAAGGCCACACCGACGCCAAGCCGTTCAGCTCCTCCAACGGCTACTCGAACTGGGAACTCTCCGTCGATCGCGCCAATGCCGCGCGGAAATTGATGGAGTCCGATGGCCTGCGCCCTGGACAGGTCACCCAGGTCCGCGGATTCGCCGACCGCAAGCTTCGCGTGGCCGATGAACCCGAGTCCGCCTCCAATCGCCGGATCTCGGTGATTGTCCGCTACCTCGATCCACCGAAGCCGGACCCGGACGCTGAACCCGCGCCCCAGGAGGAGAAGCCGGCCGCCGGCGGACACCACTGA
- a CDS encoding right-handed parallel beta-helix repeat-containing protein codes for MNTPRLLALLPILVFPAAAQNATEAGRFTVEHPTLQNIGFEWAIRGDANRNASVAVRFRKVGQSAWREALPLLRVGGEKIFRRRENLDYTVPDGFAGSILNLEEGAEYECELKLTDPDGATGEISRAVKVKTRSEPKPYAGGRKLHVYPPDHQGPKEEPNFTSILQAYYGAGLGDWSVVWERRAQAGDTILVHAGLYRPERGNYVDPAMAPFDGTMSLTLKGAPERPITIMAAGDGEPVFDGDGNYRLFDVTASQHHIFDGITFRNTDVAIFAGQKEVTGAVGLTVKNCRFEDVGFGVWTEYAGSSDFYIADNLFFGRLDRYRLIGWTGPLWASAGPYGSHKMSSYYAVKVYGAGHVIARNAIAYFHDGIGISTYGTPEQDPDRRASSIDIYGNDIHMTGDDFIETDGGVHNVRVYGNRGVNAAHGGYSSQPVFGGPIYFVRNLLYHVPSGVAFKFSAKPAGLLVYHNTIIGEHVIRDPYSNAHYRNNLFLGRDTPGRGIAAWANATEAYSTDYNGFRPNRDVTAQYLWLAPKAGQTAYEPKPEEWQTFPTLNAFRAATRQEAHGIEVDFDIFERMTPPDPAKRHAAYHAMDLDFRLKPGSKAVDAGVAIPTVNDRFVGKAPDLGAIEVGAPAPKYGPRWLNWQPFYR; via the coding sequence ATGAACACCCCACGACTCCTGGCCCTGTTGCCGATCCTCGTCTTTCCGGCGGCGGCGCAGAACGCCACCGAAGCCGGACGTTTCACCGTGGAGCACCCCACCCTTCAGAACATCGGGTTCGAATGGGCCATTCGCGGCGACGCCAACCGAAACGCCTCCGTCGCGGTTCGCTTCCGCAAGGTGGGCCAGAGCGCGTGGCGCGAGGCGCTACCCCTGTTGCGCGTCGGCGGGGAGAAGATCTTCCGGAGGCGTGAGAATCTCGATTACACTGTCCCCGACGGCTTCGCGGGTTCCATCCTCAACCTTGAGGAAGGCGCCGAGTACGAATGCGAGTTGAAGCTCACCGATCCGGATGGAGCCACCGGCGAGATTTCGCGCGCCGTCAAGGTGAAGACGCGCTCGGAGCCGAAACCCTACGCAGGCGGGCGCAAACTGCACGTCTATCCGCCGGATCACCAGGGCCCGAAGGAAGAGCCAAACTTCACGAGCATCCTCCAGGCCTACTACGGAGCCGGGCTGGGCGATTGGAGCGTCGTGTGGGAGCGGCGCGCGCAGGCGGGCGACACGATCCTGGTGCATGCCGGTCTCTACAGGCCCGAGCGCGGCAACTACGTGGACCCGGCCATGGCGCCTTTCGACGGCACGATGTCGCTGACGTTGAAGGGCGCGCCGGAGAGGCCCATCACGATCATGGCGGCCGGTGACGGCGAGCCGGTATTCGATGGGGACGGCAACTACAGACTTTTTGATGTGACAGCGTCGCAGCATCACATCTTCGACGGAATCACATTCCGCAACACAGACGTCGCGATCTTCGCCGGCCAGAAGGAAGTGACCGGAGCGGTAGGGCTTACGGTGAAGAACTGCCGGTTTGAAGACGTGGGCTTCGGCGTCTGGACTGAGTACGCCGGCTCCAGCGATTTCTACATCGCCGACAACCTGTTCTTCGGACGGCTGGATCGCTATCGGCTCATCGGCTGGACCGGTCCGCTGTGGGCGAGCGCCGGCCCTTACGGTTCGCATAAGATGAGCAGCTACTACGCCGTGAAGGTGTATGGCGCCGGCCATGTCATCGCCCGCAATGCGATCGCCTATTTCCATGACGGAATCGGGATCTCGACCTATGGGACCCCGGAGCAGGATCCGGACCGGCGGGCGTCGTCAATCGATATCTACGGGAACGATATCCACATGACCGGTGACGACTTCATCGAAACCGACGGCGGAGTCCACAACGTCCGCGTCTACGGCAATCGCGGCGTGAACGCGGCGCATGGCGGCTACAGTTCGCAGCCGGTTTTTGGCGGACCGATCTATTTCGTGCGGAACTTGCTCTATCACGTGCCTTCCGGAGTAGCGTTCAAGTTTTCCGCCAAACCGGCCGGCCTGCTCGTCTACCACAACACGATCATCGGCGAACATGTGATTCGTGACCCGTATTCGAATGCGCACTACCGCAATAACTTGTTTCTTGGACGCGACACGCCAGGGCGGGGAATTGCCGCATGGGCGAACGCCACCGAGGCTTATAGCACCGATTACAATGGATTCCGGCCCAACCGGGATGTAACTGCGCAGTATCTATGGCTCGCTCCGAAGGCTGGCCAAACGGCGTATGAGCCGAAGCCGGAAGAGTGGCAGACCTTTCCAACGCTGAACGCGTTTCGCGCGGCCACCAGGCAGGAAGCGCACGGTATCGAGGTGGACTTCGATATCTTCGAGCGGATGACCCCGCCGGATCCGGCCAAGCGCCACGCGGCGTATCATGCGATGGATCTCGATTTCAGGTTGAAGCCGGGGAGCAAGGCGGTGGACGCGGGCGTCGCGATTCCAACGGTCAACGACAGGTTCGTTGGGAAAGCGCCTGATTTGGGGGCGATCGAAGTGGGCGCGCCGGCGCCGAAGTACGGTCCGCGCTGGCTCAACTGGCAGCCGTTCTACCGGTAG
- a CDS encoding O-antigen ligase family protein, whose protein sequence is MLLLSGALILLADRRTIRPHWTCALLAAVALWGAVQLLFGWTIYRYATIEWTLIWLGNLAAYELGRRFAPRDTLFVFACCVAIAGTVQAATAPGAVFWIFESGFEDMVTGPFVYHNQFAAFVEIVFPVALAGCLLESSQRLIHALVAAFLFAAVIASGSRTGALAVTAELLAMVALAARVRGRAIWGPAAAVAVAIVVTVAAVGPDRLLLRFESGLSGGRLDYWQASLPMLRDHWFAGVGLGNWPLAYPRYAFVDDGLVANQAHSEWVEWACEGGLPFVLLLAAIAFRTSRDALASRWGLGVAAFWLHCAVDYPTRRPAIAVFFFAFAGAVSAWRRRE, encoded by the coding sequence ATGCTCCTGTTGAGCGGCGCGCTGATTCTTCTGGCTGACCGGCGGACGATTAGGCCGCACTGGACCTGCGCGTTGCTGGCCGCCGTGGCACTGTGGGGCGCGGTTCAACTGCTGTTCGGGTGGACGATCTACCGGTACGCCACAATCGAGTGGACCCTGATATGGCTGGGGAATCTCGCGGCGTACGAGTTGGGCCGCCGATTCGCGCCGCGGGATACGCTGTTCGTGTTCGCCTGTTGCGTGGCGATCGCCGGAACGGTGCAGGCGGCAACGGCGCCCGGTGCCGTGTTCTGGATCTTCGAGAGCGGCTTCGAGGATATGGTCACGGGACCGTTCGTCTACCACAACCAGTTCGCGGCATTCGTCGAGATCGTCTTTCCGGTGGCGCTCGCCGGGTGCCTGCTCGAGTCGAGCCAACGGCTCATCCACGCGCTTGTGGCGGCGTTCCTGTTTGCCGCGGTGATCGCTTCCGGCTCACGCACAGGTGCGCTCGCGGTTACCGCCGAGCTGTTGGCGATGGTGGCGCTCGCCGCCCGGGTGCGCGGCCGGGCGATATGGGGGCCCGCGGCGGCAGTGGCTGTCGCGATCGTCGTCACGGTCGCGGCGGTTGGCCCGGACCGGCTCCTGCTTCGGTTCGAATCGGGCCTTTCCGGCGGACGGCTCGATTACTGGCAGGCCTCGCTGCCGATGCTGCGTGACCATTGGTTTGCCGGCGTCGGCCTCGGCAACTGGCCGCTCGCCTATCCGCGCTATGCTTTCGTTGACGATGGGCTGGTTGCGAACCAGGCGCACTCGGAGTGGGTGGAGTGGGCCTGCGAAGGAGGACTACCGTTCGTGCTCCTCCTCGCGGCGATCGCCTTTCGAACTTCGCGCGATGCTCTGGCCTCCCGTTGGGGCTTGGGCGTTGCAGCATTCTGGCTCCACTGTGCCGTCGACTACCCGACCCGCCGCCCGGCCATCGCGGTGTTCTTCTTCGCCTTCGCCGGAGCCGTGTCTGCGTGGCGGCGGCGGGAGTAA
- a CDS encoding sensor histidine kinase has product MDPTRRIDDRPARLIFTPVFGVAIPLITGLFRNIPIDSPLFWLGFLYTTFISFVLWQGNRYLLPKMGSEPDWMLHPGKRLAVLLVKSSLYTLPTATVLVYGWFWLTATPPDWGVIRSTVLLTQIAVFFVAHTYETVYLIRLRSSDRLAYEQVERAKAQAELASLREQIDPHFMFNCLNTLAGLTEEDPERATDFTVALADVYRYILRTRERDLVPVREEVDFVRNYYSLLRLRFDDGVELSLPSEAPLDASIPPAALQTALENAVKHNEFSAANPLVVSVEWSGDEVVVRNRKAPRPRTPETAAVGLRNLDERCRLSLNRPIRVMNQDGYFEVGLPLKRVTAKVVAR; this is encoded by the coding sequence ATGGACCCGACGAGGAGGATCGACGACCGGCCCGCCAGGCTGATCTTCACGCCGGTGTTCGGTGTGGCGATTCCACTGATCACGGGCTTGTTCCGCAACATCCCGATCGATAGCCCCTTGTTCTGGCTGGGATTTCTTTACACCACGTTTATCTCGTTCGTCCTCTGGCAAGGGAACCGTTATCTGTTGCCGAAGATGGGGTCGGAACCGGATTGGATGCTCCATCCCGGCAAACGCCTCGCGGTTCTGCTGGTGAAGAGCAGCCTCTACACGCTGCCCACGGCAACCGTCCTGGTCTATGGCTGGTTCTGGCTGACGGCCACGCCTCCGGATTGGGGCGTAATCCGATCCACGGTGCTGCTGACGCAGATCGCGGTGTTCTTCGTCGCGCACACCTATGAGACTGTGTATCTGATCCGGCTCCGGAGTTCTGACCGGCTGGCCTACGAGCAAGTGGAGCGCGCCAAAGCCCAGGCCGAGCTCGCATCGCTCCGGGAGCAGATCGACCCGCATTTCATGTTCAATTGCCTGAACACGCTCGCCGGTCTGACCGAAGAAGACCCCGAACGGGCAACGGATTTCACGGTGGCGCTGGCCGACGTCTACCGATACATCCTGCGCACGCGTGAGCGCGATCTGGTTCCGGTTCGCGAAGAGGTGGACTTCGTTCGCAACTATTACTCCCTGCTCCGGTTGCGATTCGACGACGGCGTGGAACTGAGCCTTCCCTCGGAGGCGCCTCTCGATGCATCGATACCTCCGGCGGCGCTTCAGACGGCGCTGGAGAACGCGGTGAAGCACAATGAATTCTCGGCTGCCAATCCTCTGGTGGTTTCGGTTGAATGGAGCGGCGACGAGGTTGTAGTGCGCAATCGCAAGGCGCCGCGTCCGAGGACGCCGGAGACCGCTGCCGTGGGGTTGCGGAACCTCGACGAACGGTGCCGGTTGTCGCTCAACCGGCCGATTCGGGTGATGAACCAGGACGGGTATTTCGAAGTCGGTTTGCCGCTGAAGCGCGTGACGGCCAAGGTGGTGGCTCGCTGA
- a CDS encoding ribonuclease H-like domain-containing protein translates to MSGPDTDAQIRALRETMLATARRVDRTMAARMPAPPPPSLEASVPGAEVETPHGKHYEALNAWDHRRRHGNMELGTLSELPHDLLEEISEGAVKGAPPASWAFLDTETTGLAGGSGTCAFLIGIGRITQRGFTVRQYFMRDFAEEASQLWAVAQALEDVEVLVTYNGKCFDVPLLETRYRMQRAMPPFQNIPHLDLLYGARRLWRLRLDSCKLTELEARILGHEREDDIPGELIPLAYFDFVRTGRVSRLAPVFLHNALDIVSLACLTGVVPGVFRKHSGGAPAWTELRHPAECVAMGRWLRQAGRPEEARNLFRRAVNRNLAEELIYRTLWDLADLERKLEDIAAAVAIWTQLASMRNPHQTDALIALAKHYEHRLRDYTRALECTDAALAIRMEPEFEHRRRRLAGRASQSLLIS, encoded by the coding sequence ATGAGCGGACCGGACACAGACGCCCAGATTCGGGCCCTCCGCGAAACGATGCTCGCCACCGCACGCCGTGTTGACCGGACGATGGCGGCTCGGATGCCTGCGCCCCCGCCGCCGAGCCTCGAGGCGTCCGTGCCAGGCGCTGAAGTGGAAACCCCGCACGGCAAGCACTACGAGGCGCTGAACGCCTGGGACCACCGGCGCCGCCACGGCAATATGGAACTCGGCACTTTGTCCGAGCTTCCGCACGACCTCCTCGAAGAGATCAGCGAAGGCGCGGTGAAAGGCGCCCCGCCGGCATCCTGGGCCTTCCTCGACACGGAAACCACCGGACTGGCGGGCGGTTCCGGCACCTGCGCCTTCCTGATCGGAATCGGCCGCATCACGCAACGCGGCTTCACCGTCCGCCAGTACTTCATGCGGGACTTCGCCGAAGAGGCAAGCCAGCTCTGGGCCGTAGCGCAGGCGCTCGAAGACGTGGAGGTGCTGGTTACCTACAACGGCAAGTGCTTCGACGTTCCGCTGCTCGAGACGCGGTACCGCATGCAGCGCGCCATGCCACCGTTCCAGAACATTCCGCACCTCGACTTGCTGTACGGAGCGCGGCGCCTGTGGCGCCTGCGGCTCGATAGCTGCAAACTCACCGAGCTCGAAGCGCGCATCCTCGGGCACGAACGCGAGGACGACATTCCGGGCGAGTTGATTCCGCTCGCCTACTTCGATTTCGTCCGTACGGGCCGGGTGTCGCGCCTTGCCCCGGTATTCCTGCACAACGCGCTCGATATCGTCTCGCTGGCATGCCTCACCGGGGTCGTGCCTGGAGTTTTCCGCAAGCATTCCGGCGGCGCGCCCGCATGGACGGAACTGCGCCACCCGGCCGAGTGCGTGGCCATGGGGCGCTGGCTGCGTCAGGCGGGCAGGCCGGAGGAAGCGCGCAATCTTTTCCGGCGCGCCGTGAATCGCAACCTGGCCGAAGAACTGATTTACCGCACGCTGTGGGACCTCGCCGATCTCGAGCGAAAGCTCGAAGACATCGCCGCGGCGGTGGCCATCTGGACGCAGCTCGCCTCCATGCGCAACCCCCACCAGACCGACGCCCTGATCGCCCTCGCCAAGCATTACGAGCATCGGCTGCGGGACTACACGCGCGCCCTCGAATGCACCGACGCGGCGCTCGCGATCCGGATGGAGCCGGAGTTCGAACACCGGCGCCGGCGGCTCGCCGGGCGGGCCAGCCAAAGCCTTCTGATTTCGTAG
- a CDS encoding type 1 glutamine amidotransferase domain-containing protein produces the protein MELKGKRVAILLDQAYQEMEVWVPLYRLREAGATVVIVAAEAGKTYPSKLGYPCVSDKSYDEVSANDFDGIVVPGGYAPDHIRRHAKANVLVAELNARGKLVAAICHAGWVLCSAHGMLKGRKVTSFFAIKDDMVNAGAEWVDAEVVVDGNLVTSRKPDDLPAFCKACIEVLAGVPVPA, from the coding sequence ATGGAACTTAAGGGCAAACGCGTCGCGATTCTCCTCGATCAGGCTTACCAAGAAATGGAAGTCTGGGTGCCCCTGTACCGCCTGCGCGAAGCGGGCGCCACCGTGGTGATCGTGGCCGCCGAGGCCGGCAAGACCTACCCGAGCAAACTCGGCTATCCGTGCGTCTCCGACAAATCGTACGACGAGGTCTCGGCCAACGACTTCGATGGCATCGTCGTGCCCGGCGGCTACGCGCCGGACCACATTCGCCGTCACGCCAAAGCGAACGTGCTCGTGGCCGAACTGAACGCCCGAGGCAAGCTCGTTGCTGCGATCTGCCACGCCGGCTGGGTTCTATGCTCGGCGCACGGGATGCTCAAAGGCCGCAAGGTGACGTCGTTCTTCGCGATCAAGGACGACATGGTGAATGCAGGCGCCGAGTGGGTCGACGCCGAAGTGGTGGTGGACGGAAATCTGGTGACGTCGCGCAAGCCTGACGATCTGCCGGCGTTCTGCAAAGCATGCATTGAGGTGCTGGCCGGAGTCCCGGTGCCTGCATGA
- a CDS encoding PQQ-dependent dehydrogenase, methanol/ethanol family codes for MIIVRNLFACCFIAAGVFAQDAATRADWPHHFGAYQAWRYSALNQINTTNVRQIAPVWAFQTGDEDGGLQATPIVVDGVMYLATSHNHIFAINAVTGRELWRYTYDLPKGFTIFYGPWNRGVAVGHGRVYVGTLDNSVVAVDQKTGREIWRVNIEDASQCGCNVTAAPLVVKDKVIVGVTGGDSAHRGYITAFDAATGRQAWRFWTIPAKGEKGSETWEGDSWKYGGGSSWMTGSYDPELNHVYWSVGNPAADFYGGSRKGDNLYTDSVVALDADTGKLKWYFQQVPHDVWDFDTAYENILLDLPVKGQTRKLLLNVNKGGYVFVIDRTNGKFVSGYPIVKHINWIKGTDENGRLIGRNEPEVGKSTLICPAIGGGRSWNQAAYSPVSQLLYTTAIEWCQDVVAQPEEPVEGKTFFGGTFVPRDPPGERSYSHLDAVDPVTGARKWTYRSKYPLLASVLATAGDLIFTGDPEGYFFALDARTGEKLWQFQTGSGNRGSSITYSVNGRQYIATPSGWGSAVAGLVAQVWPEAERFRRGSTMFVFALEERH; via the coding sequence ATGATCATTGTTCGGAACCTCTTCGCCTGCTGCTTCATTGCGGCAGGCGTTTTCGCGCAGGACGCCGCCACGCGGGCTGATTGGCCGCATCACTTCGGCGCCTACCAGGCTTGGCGATACTCGGCGCTTAACCAGATCAACACGACCAACGTCCGCCAGATCGCACCGGTCTGGGCGTTTCAGACGGGCGACGAGGATGGCGGCCTCCAGGCAACTCCGATCGTCGTCGACGGCGTGATGTACCTTGCGACCTCGCACAACCACATCTTCGCCATCAATGCCGTCACGGGCCGTGAGCTCTGGCGCTACACCTACGACCTGCCTAAGGGCTTCACGATCTTCTACGGCCCGTGGAATCGCGGCGTCGCCGTCGGCCACGGCCGCGTTTACGTGGGCACGCTGGATAACTCCGTGGTCGCCGTCGACCAGAAAACCGGGCGCGAGATCTGGCGCGTCAATATCGAAGACGCCAGCCAATGCGGCTGCAACGTCACCGCCGCGCCGCTGGTTGTCAAAGACAAAGTGATCGTCGGCGTCACCGGGGGCGATTCGGCTCACCGCGGCTACATCACCGCTTTCGATGCCGCTACCGGACGCCAGGCCTGGCGATTCTGGACCATCCCGGCCAAAGGCGAAAAAGGAAGCGAAACATGGGAAGGCGATTCGTGGAAATACGGAGGCGGATCGTCGTGGATGACCGGCTCCTACGATCCGGAGCTAAACCACGTGTACTGGTCCGTCGGCAACCCGGCGGCCGATTTCTACGGTGGGTCGCGAAAAGGCGATAACCTCTACACGGACTCTGTGGTCGCGTTGGACGCTGACACCGGGAAGCTCAAGTGGTACTTCCAGCAGGTCCCGCACGACGTCTGGGACTTCGACACCGCCTACGAGAACATTCTTCTCGATCTGCCCGTCAAGGGCCAGACGCGCAAACTCCTGCTCAACGTCAACAAAGGCGGGTACGTCTTCGTCATCGATCGCACCAACGGCAAGTTCGTCTCCGGCTACCCCATCGTGAAGCACATCAACTGGATCAAGGGCACGGACGAAAACGGGCGCCTGATCGGCAGGAACGAACCCGAGGTCGGCAAGAGCACCCTCATCTGCCCGGCCATCGGCGGCGGCCGGAGTTGGAACCAGGCCGCCTATTCGCCGGTGAGCCAGCTTCTCTACACAACGGCCATCGAGTGGTGCCAGGACGTTGTCGCGCAGCCTGAAGAGCCCGTGGAAGGCAAGACCTTTTTCGGCGGTACGTTCGTTCCGCGCGACCCTCCGGGCGAACGCTCGTACTCGCATCTCGACGCCGTCGACCCCGTCACCGGTGCGCGCAAGTGGACCTACCGGTCGAAGTATCCGTTGCTTGCCTCGGTGCTCGCCACGGCCGGCGACCTGATCTTCACCGGCGACCCGGAAGGCTATTTCTTCGCGCTTGACGCGCGCACCGGCGAGAAGCTCTGGCAGTTCCAGACCGGCAGTGGCAACCGTGGCTCGTCGATCACCTACTCGGTGAACGGGCGGCAATACATCGCCACGCCTTCAGGCTGGGGATCGGCCGTAGCGGGCCTGGTGGCACAGGTATGGCCGGAGGCCGAACGGTTCCGGCGCGGCTCGACGATGTTCGTTTTCGCACTCGAGGAGCGCCACTGA